The Triplophysa dalaica isolate WHDGS20190420 chromosome 5, ASM1584641v1, whole genome shotgun sequence genome window below encodes:
- the LOC130420863 gene encoding uncharacterized protein LOC130420863, whose product MEDIITRGDAEKVPESELNDRTTWYIPHHGVYHPQKPGKIRVVFDCSAKFQNTSLNEHLLTGPDLTNTLVGVLCRFRKGRVAIMCDVERMFHQFHVAPSDQDYLRFLWWERGDMEAPPSVFRMKVHLFGAASSPGCANFGLKHLAAEGEGKFSEATVRFIQRNFYVDDGLTSLDSEEEAIELVREARDLCNTGKLHLHKFITSNKKVLATIPKQELAEVVADLDMALGEHKMERALGVQWCISSDKFQFKVRVKDHPFTRRGVLSTVASIFDPLGFVAPIILKGKQILQRMCQDKVGWDEQLPDDLRPRWEAWLQDLHNLSVVEIPRHYMPLAAKEVQQCELHHFSDASVSGYGMCSYLRVVSKSGEVQCALVMAKARVAPTKLTTIPRLELSAAVVATRSSDLLRREMEMENLQEYFWTDSKVVLGYINNNERRFHVFVANRIQQIKSSTEPSQWRYVCSENNPADHASRGLMAKELVESNWFTGPRFLWQKDLPKEEEFKVRELNEDDPEIKRAQVHTTEANEEKSLLDRLQKFSDWKRVVRAIARLKRLAKEVKGLKTRSNEVTTLEERMEAEQFIIHAVQEEAFSDEIKALKQKKEVQRNKSTKLHKLNPFKDSQDILRVGGRLTQATLHPHVKHPAILPKGHHVSRLLIKHYHEKVKHQGRGMTINELRSGGIWIMGCSSEVSSLIFKCIKCRKYRKCNQEQKMADLPPERMEATPPFTYSGMDCFGPFYCKDGRKELKRYGLLFTCMCSRAIHIEVLDDLSTDAFLNALRCFIAIRGNVSQLRSDQGTNFVGARNEFQELMKGMDQERVKELGCNFFMNTPASSHMGGVWERQIRTVRNVLTAILDQSSGRLDSSSLRTFLYEVMAIVNSRPLTTEHLNDPLGPEPLTPNHILTMKSSIIAPPPGEFVREDLYLQKRWKRVQFLSNEFWTRWRKEYLLNLQQRSKWNKDRRNAKVNDIVLLQDDDAPRNKWKLAKVVEVFQGSDGRVRKLKLLLSDTALDIRGARSHKPVYLERSIHKTVLLLEAE is encoded by the coding sequence GCTGAATGAGCATCTACTCACCGGGCCAGACCTTACAAATACCCTTGTAGGGGTCTTGTGTCGCTTCCGCAAAGGACGAGTAGCCATCATGTGTGATGTAGAGCGGATGTTCCATCAATTTCATGTCGCACCAAGTGACCAAGACTATCTCAGATTCCTGTGGTGGGAAAGAGGCGATATGGAGGCTCCACCTTCAGTGTTCCGCATGAAGGTTCACTTGTTCGGTGCTGCATCGTCACCTGGATGCGCAAACTTTGGGCTCAAACACCTGGCTGCAGAAGGTGAAGGCAAGTTTAGTGAAGCTACAGTGAGGTTTATTCAGCGCAACTTTTATGTTGATGATGGATTAACAAGTTTGGACAGTGAAGAAGAAGCTATCGAGCTTGTTAGAGAGGCAAGAGACCTCTGCAACACTGGTAAACTCCACTTACACAAATTCATTACCAGTAACAAGAAGGTGCTTGCCACAATCCCAAAGCAAGAACTTGCAGAAGTTGTAGCTGACCTGGACATGGCCTTGGGTGAGCACAAGATGGAGCGGGCTCTCGGGGTCCAATGGTGTATTAGCTCAGATAAGTTCCAGTTCAAAGTGAGGGTAAAGGATCATCCTTTCACCAGAAGAGGAGTATTGTCAACAGTGGCCTCAATTTTTGATCCTCTTGGATTTGTGGCACCTATCATTCTAAAAGGTAAACAGATTCTACAAAGGATGTGCCAAGACAAGGTGGGATGGGATGAGCAGCTTCCTGATGATCTCAGGCCGCGTTGGGAAGCGTGGCTCCAAGACCTTCATAATCTTTCAGTGGTAGAGATACCACGGCACTACATGCCATTGGCAGCTAAGGAAGTTCAACAGTGTGAGCTTCACCATTTTTCCGATGCCAGTGTTTCCGGCTATGGAATGTGTTCTTACCTTAGGGTTGTTTCGAAGTCTGGAGAAGTCCAGTGTGCTCTTGTTATGGCAAAGGCAAGGGTTGCACCGACAAAGTTAACAACGATCCCAAGACTGGAACTCTCAGCTGCAGTCGTGGCCACAAGGTCGAGTGACCTGCTAAGGAGAGAAATGGAGATGGAAAATCTACAGGAATACTTTTGGACCGATTCCAAGGTCGTCCTTGGTTACATTAACAATAATGAAAGGCGATTTCATGTATTCGTAGCCAATCGGATCCAGCAGATCAAATCGAGCACAGAACCAAGTCAATGGCGATATGTTTGCTCAGAAAATAACCCGGCTGACCATGCCTCTCGCGGACTCATGGCAAAGGAGCTTGTAGAGTCTAACTGGTTTACGGGACCTCGTTTCTTGTGGCAAAAGGACCTCCCTAAGGAGGAAGAGTTTAAGGTGAGAGAACTCAATGAGGATGACCCAGAAATCAAAAGAGCACAAGTTCACACAACTGAAGCAAATGAGGAAAAGTCCCTATTAGACCGACTTCAGAAGTTTTCGGACTGGAAAAGAGTCGTAAGAGCCATAGCAAGACTTAAGCGTCTTGCAAAGGAGGTGAAAGGTCTAAAAACAAGATCCAATGAAGTTACGACACTTGAAGAAAGAATGGAGGCTGAACAATTCATAATCCATGCAGTTCAAGAAGAAGCGTTCAGTGATGAAATCAAGGCtcttaaacaaaagaaagaggtACAAAGGAACAAGTCAACCAAACTGCACAAGTTGAACCCTTTCAAGGACAGTCAAGATATCCTGAGGGTGGGAGGTAGATTGACGCAAGCAACACTCCATCCTCATGTCAAACACCCAGCTATCCTCCCCAAAGGACATCATGTGTCTCGATTGTTGATAAAGCACTATCATGAGAAGGTGAAGCATCAGGGTCGTGGAATGACCATCAATGAATTACGCTCCGGTGGGATTTGGATCATGGGGTGTAGTAGTGAAGTTTCATCACTCATTTTCAAGTGCATCAAATgcagaaaatacagaaaatgtaatcaAGAACAAAAAATGGCCGACCTTCCCCCAGAGAGAATGGAAGCTACCCCTCCATTTACCTATAGTGGTATGGACTGTTTCGGAccattttattgtaaagatgGAAGGAAAGAACTAAAGAGGTATGGGCTTCTATTCACCTGCATGTGTTCACGTGCCATCCACATTGAGGTATTGGATGACCTTTCCACTGATGCTTTCCTAAACGCGTTGCGCTGTTTTATTGCTATAAGAGGCAATGTAAGTCAACTACGAAGTGACCAAGGCACAAACTTTGTGGGGGCACGCAATGAATTCCAAGAATTAATGAAAGGAATGGATCAAGAACGTGTGAAAGAGTTGGGATGCAACTTCTTCATGAACACACCTGCTTCCAGTCACATGGGTGGGGTCTGGGAGAGGCAGATTCGGACTGTGAGAAATGTTCTCACAGCCATTCTAGACCAGTCTTCTGGAAGATTAGACAGCTCTTCATTAAGAACATTCCTGTATGAAGTGATGGCTATAGTGAACAGTCGACCATTGACCACGGAACATCTTAATGATCCTTTAGGTCCTGAACCCCTAACTCCAAACCATATATTGACAATGAAGTCGTCAATAATCGCACCACCACCTGGTGAGTTTGTAAGGGAAGATCTCTATCTTCAGAAAAGATGGAAGAGAGTTCAGTTCTTGTCTAATGAATTTTGGACCAGATGGAGAAAGGAGTATTTGCTGAATCTGCAGCAGAGGAGCAAATGGAACAAGGACAGGAGAAATGCTAAAGTGAATGACATTGTCCTGTTGCAAGATGATGACGCACCAAGAAATAAGTGGAAGCTGGCGAAGGTAGTTGAAGTCTTCCAAGGATCTGACGGAAGAGTCAGAAAACTCAAACTGTTACTTAGTGACACAGCACTAGACATTAGAGGCGCACGCTCACATAAGCCAGTTTATTTAGAAAGGTCAATACACAAAACAGTACTACTGCTTGAGGCCGAATAA